Proteins found in one Acidobacteriota bacterium genomic segment:
- a CDS encoding histidine phosphatase family protein, with protein DGAMRIFLVHHGEAVTPDVDAQRPLSAAGRVSVEALAREVARRGAKPAVVWHSGKLRARQTAEAFWRACNPLGEYGAARGLRPADPPVWIVDRLFGETRDVMLVGHQPNLARVLALLLGLDEAAVTFPPHGVVALGGDGERDWQEQWRLPAE; from the coding sequence ACGATGGAGCCATGCGCATCTTTCTCGTGCATCACGGCGAGGCGGTGACGCCGGACGTGGACGCGCAGCGGCCGCTGTCGGCCGCCGGCCGGGTGTCGGTCGAGGCTCTGGCGCGCGAGGTCGCGCGACGCGGGGCGAAGCCGGCCGTGGTGTGGCACAGCGGGAAGCTGCGCGCGCGTCAGACGGCCGAAGCCTTCTGGCGCGCGTGCAACCCGCTCGGCGAGTACGGGGCAGCCAGGGGCTTACGGCCCGCCGACCCCCCGGTCTGGATCGTCGATCGCCTGTTCGGCGAGACCCGCGACGTCATGCTCGTCGGGCACCAGCCGAACCTGGCAAGGGTCCTGGCCCTCCTGCTTGGCCTCGACGAGGCCGCGGTGACGTTTCCGCCCCACGGCGTGGTTGCGCTCGGCGGCGACGGCGAACGCGACTGGCAGGAGCAGTGGCGCCTACCAGCGGAATGA